Proteins encoded together in one Dasypus novemcinctus isolate mDasNov1 chromosome 9, mDasNov1.1.hap2, whole genome shotgun sequence window:
- the LOC111766314 gene encoding uncharacterized protein LOC111766314 (The RefSeq protein has 1 substitution compared to this genomic sequence) has protein sequence MIHFCLAHTAYRLRCSLPRSRRLRLQVTVFLFGITTLALQFYVLLRPSSSLYCSQPLLINLVGNIIFTFFTIGFTVLLIQMEHVPQALKRMFSAFGVGSLCEGVCTVGFTILATDCEKTTPELYYLSVLLSVSSLASTVLLSGLGLNWLASVTCTRPDANQQSKAALGPC, from the exons ATGATTCACTTCTGCCTGGCCCACACCGCCTATCGCCTCCGCTGCTCGCTGCCCAGATCTCGTCGGCTCAGGCT CCAGGTGACCGTTTTCTTGTTTGGGATCACCACTCTGGCTCTCCAGTTCTACGTTCTGCTAAG ACCCAGCTCTTCACTCTACTGCAGCCAGCCGCTCTTGATTAACTTGGTTGGTAATATCATCTTTACTTTCTTCACAATTG GTTTTACTGTGCTGCTTATTCAGATGGAACACGTCCCACAGGCACTAAAGCGGATGTTTTCTGCATTTGGTGTGGGATCCTTATGTGAGGGAGTCTGCACTGTGGGCTTCACAATTTTGGCAACAGACTGT GAAAAAACCACCCTTGAACTTTACTACTTATCTGTGCTGCTGTCAGTGAGCAGCTTGGCTTCTACAG TGCTTCTCTCAGGCCTGGGGCTCAATTGGCTGGCCAGTGTGACCTGTACAAGGCCAGATGCCAACCAACAGTCTAAAGCTGCATTGGGGCCCTGCTGA
- the NMNAT1 gene encoding nicotinamide/nicotinic acid mononucleotide adenylyltransferase 1: METSEKTEVVLLACGSFNPITNMHLRLFELAKDYMNGTGKYAVIKGIISPVGDAYKKKGLIPAHHRVIMAQLATKNSKWVEVDMWESLQNEWIETAKVLRHHREKLDTRNCDNQQESPTLEKPGRKRKWTEQRQDFSQKKSLEPKTKGVPEVKLLCGADLLESFGVPNLWKTEDISKIVGDYGLVCITRAGNDAQKFIYESDVLWKHRSNIHLVNEWITNDISSTKIRRALRRGQSIRYLVPDLVQEYIDKHSLYSSESEDRNAGVILAPLQRNTAEAKS, translated from the exons ATGGAAACTTCAGAGAAGACGGAGGTGGTTCTCCTTGCTTGTGGTTCCTTTAATCCCATCACCAACATGCACCTCAGGTTGTTTGAGCTGGCCAAGGACTACATGAATGGAACAG GAAAATATGCAGTGATCAAAGGCATAATTTCCCCTGTTGGTGATGCATATAAGAAGAAAGGACTGATCCCTGCCCACCACCGAGTCATCATGGCACAGCTTGCTACCAAGAATTCAAAATGGGTGGAAGTTGATATGTGGGAAAGTCTTCAGAATGAGTGGATAGAGACTGCTAAAGTGCTAAG ACACCATCGAGAGAAACTGGACACCAGAAACTGTGACAACCAGCAGGAGTCACCTACTCTGGAAAAGCCTGGACGGAAGAGGAAGTGGACTGAACAAAGACAAGATTTTAGTCAAAAGAAATCCTTAGAGCCAAAAACAAAAG GTGTACCAGAGGTAAAGTTGCTGTGTGGAGCAGATCTGTTGGAATCCTTTGGTGTTCCCAATTTGTGGAAAACTGAAGATATCTCCAAAATTGTGGGAGACTATGGGCTCGTTTGTATTACTCGGGCTGGAAATGATGCACAGAAATTCATCTATGAATCTGATGTGCTGTGGAAACATCGGAGCAACATTCATCTGGTGAATGAGTGGATCACCAACGACATCTCATCCACAAAGATCCGGCGAGCCCTCAGAAGGGGCCAGAGCATTCGCTACTTGGTACCAGATCTTGTGCAAGAATACATCGACAAGCATAGTTTGTATAGCTCAGAGAGTGAAGACAGGAATGCTGGGGTTATCCTGGCTCCTTTGCAGAGGAACACTGCAGAAGCCAAGTCCTAG